In Pseudomonas sp. GCEP-101, one DNA window encodes the following:
- a CDS encoding MFS transporter, protein MPIALYALTAGAFGIGVTEFVIMGLLLEVGHDFGVSISAAGLLISGYALGVVLGAPLLTALTARWPQRRTLLGLMVIFTLGNLACALAPDYTTLMAARVLTSFAHGTFFGVGSVVATSLVPAERRASAIALMFTGLTVATILGVPLGTWLGQLYGWRAAFWVVTGIGVLALAILAVYLPRSSAPPAAGNLRDDFRVLKRPAVLLGLLTTVLGFGGVFTVFSYVSPLLTRLAGFSETAVSPVLLVFGGGLVLGNLLGGKLADRRLVPALLGSLVALAAVMGLMSFALQNQVAVVIFIALLGAAGFATVPPLQMWVLEKAHGAGQSVAASFNIAAFNLGNALGAWLGGLTIDHGPGLAALPWVGALLPLAAIATALLCLRLEHGPAISAATAQQAR, encoded by the coding sequence GTGCCCATTGCCTTGTACGCCCTGACCGCCGGTGCCTTTGGTATCGGCGTAACCGAATTCGTGATCATGGGATTGCTGCTGGAGGTCGGCCATGACTTCGGCGTGTCCATCTCCGCCGCCGGCCTGCTGATCTCCGGCTACGCGCTGGGCGTGGTGCTAGGCGCGCCCTTGCTCACCGCCCTCACCGCGCGCTGGCCGCAACGCCGGACCCTGCTGGGGTTGATGGTGATCTTCACCCTCGGCAACCTCGCCTGCGCCCTGGCGCCGGACTACACCACACTGATGGCGGCGCGCGTGCTGACCTCCTTCGCCCATGGCACCTTCTTCGGCGTCGGCTCGGTGGTCGCCACCAGCCTGGTCCCGGCGGAACGCCGCGCCTCGGCCATCGCGCTGATGTTCACCGGCCTTACCGTCGCCACCATCCTCGGCGTACCGCTGGGCACCTGGCTCGGCCAACTCTATGGCTGGCGCGCGGCCTTCTGGGTGGTGACCGGCATCGGCGTGCTGGCCCTGGCAATCCTTGCGGTCTACCTCCCGCGCAGCAGTGCGCCGCCCGCCGCCGGCAACCTGCGCGACGACTTCCGCGTGCTCAAGCGTCCGGCGGTGCTGCTCGGCCTGCTGACCACCGTGCTGGGTTTCGGCGGCGTGTTCACCGTGTTCAGCTACGTCTCGCCACTGCTGACCCGCCTCGCCGGCTTCTCCGAGACCGCGGTATCGCCGGTGCTGCTGGTCTTCGGCGGCGGCCTGGTGCTGGGCAACCTGCTCGGCGGCAAGCTCGCCGACCGCAGGCTGGTGCCCGCCCTGCTCGGCAGCCTGGTGGCGCTGGCGGCGGTCATGGGCCTGATGAGCTTCGCCCTGCAGAACCAGGTGGCGGTGGTGATTTTCATCGCCCTGCTCGGCGCGGCCGGCTTCGCGACTGTGCCGCCGCTGCAGATGTGGGTGCTGGAGAAGGCCCACGGCGCCGGCCAAAGCGTCGCGGCGAGTTTCAACATCGCTGCCTTCAACCTGGGCAACGCCCTGGGCGCCTGGCTCGGCGGCCTGACCATCGACCACGGACCGGGCCTCGCCGCGCTGCCCTGGGTCGGTGCGCTGCTGCCGCTGGCGGCGATCGCCACGGCGCTATTGTGCCTGCGCCTGGAGCACGGACCGGCGATCTCCGCAGCGACCGCCCAGCAGGCCCGGTGA
- a CDS encoding GGDEF domain-containing protein, translated as MHRNSDPDHLFESSAGPTGLEEADHRLLMRLIFGCTGATLGVFSLLQYFAGNAWLSGAELLTSVLLLWAAHRLKRVRRLVPWIIAYLLPTFCFILYIIVMPGASATAFVWVYLMPVMAYLLLGKWRGFLLAVPFMLIATVMYLHANQVRLDAPGLIDIGNGIFCGVLMIAFMHVYEERRAAAYKQLRHLALTDALTGVASRESFQRALRRCIQEAARYETRLVLVVLDVDHFKNINDQWGHDAGDKALQHLCNRLRHRLRATDLIGRLGGEEFGLLLPFTDRFDAKPLVESLRRDIDEAPLTYHGERIQISATFGLAEWPGDGLDADELYRCTDRRLYRGKAEGRNRLVYSDPA; from the coding sequence ATGCACCGCAACAGCGACCCGGACCACCTGTTCGAGTCCAGCGCCGGACCGACCGGCCTGGAGGAGGCCGACCATCGCCTGCTGATGCGGCTGATCTTCGGTTGCACCGGGGCGACCCTGGGGGTGTTCTCGCTCCTCCAGTACTTCGCCGGCAATGCCTGGCTGTCCGGCGCGGAGCTGCTCACCAGCGTGTTGCTGCTGTGGGCGGCGCACCGGCTCAAGCGGGTTCGCCGGCTGGTGCCGTGGATCATCGCCTACCTGCTGCCGACCTTCTGCTTCATCCTCTACATCATCGTCATGCCCGGCGCGTCGGCCACGGCCTTCGTCTGGGTCTACCTCATGCCGGTGATGGCGTATCTGCTGCTGGGCAAGTGGCGTGGGTTCCTCCTCGCCGTGCCGTTCATGCTCATTGCCACGGTCATGTACCTGCACGCCAACCAGGTGCGCCTGGATGCGCCGGGGCTGATCGACATCGGCAACGGTATCTTCTGCGGCGTGCTGATGATCGCCTTCATGCACGTCTACGAAGAACGCCGCGCCGCCGCCTACAAGCAGCTGCGGCACCTGGCGCTGACCGATGCGCTGACCGGCGTGGCCAGCCGCGAAAGCTTCCAGCGCGCGCTGCGCCGCTGCATCCAGGAGGCGGCGCGCTACGAGACGCGACTGGTGCTGGTGGTGCTGGACGTCGACCACTTCAAGAACATCAACGACCAGTGGGGCCACGATGCCGGTGACAAGGCGCTACAGCACCTGTGCAATCGCCTGCGCCATCGCCTGCGCGCCACTGACCTCATCGGCCGGCTGGGCGGCGAGGAATTCGGCTTGCTGCTGCCCTTCACCGACCGCTTCGACGCCAAGCCGCTGGTGGAGTCCCTGCGCCGTGACATCGACGAGGCACCGCTGACGTACCACGGCGAACGCATCCAGATTTCCGCCACCTTCGGCCTCGCCGAGTGGCCGGGCGACGGCCTGGATGCGGACGAACTCTACCGGTGCACCGATCGCCGCCTGTATCGGGGCAAGGCCGAGGGACGCAACCGCCTGGTCTACAGCGACCCGGCCTGA
- a CDS encoding 3-isopropylmalate dehydratase: MRSILAVVSVLAISTGVLSGCASYQSDEVQPVPADRLLAYQQPGKDSVKVDVTRDVGYIGGGCYVALTIDHEVAARIGKGESASFHVPVGKHVVGIIGDKDGEGLCSKAMLRRELLVPLEPGGNNAFRIVSDNRTGFDIKPAVE; the protein is encoded by the coding sequence ATGCGTTCGATCCTTGCCGTCGTGTCCGTGCTCGCCATTTCCACTGGGGTGTTGTCCGGCTGTGCGTCGTACCAGAGCGATGAAGTGCAACCCGTCCCCGCCGACCGCCTGCTGGCCTACCAGCAACCGGGCAAGGACAGCGTGAAGGTCGACGTGACCCGCGACGTGGGCTACATCGGCGGTGGCTGCTACGTCGCCCTCACCATCGACCATGAAGTGGCCGCACGCATCGGCAAGGGCGAGTCGGCCAGCTTCCACGTACCGGTGGGCAAGCATGTGGTCGGCATCATCGGCGACAAGGATGGCGAAGGCCTGTGCAGCAAGGCCATGCTGCGCCGCGAGCTGCTGGTGCCGCTGGAACCGGGCGGCAACAACGCCTTCCGCATCGTCAGCGACAACCGCACCGGCTTCGACATCAAGCCGGCGGTCGAGTAA
- a CDS encoding HIT family protein, with protein MSLQGTYDPQNIFAQIIRGEAPCYKLYEDDDVLAFLDLFPQSYGHALVIPKNSPARNILEVDPDALAKVMRVVQRLTGVIVAELNPDGVQIAQFNGAPAGQTVFHIHVHIVPRYAGEGLGIHAANKADAEELQKLQARLVARLNG; from the coding sequence ATGAGCCTGCAAGGCACTTACGATCCGCAGAACATCTTCGCCCAGATCATTCGCGGCGAGGCCCCGTGCTACAAGCTGTACGAGGACGACGACGTACTCGCCTTCCTCGATCTGTTCCCGCAGTCCTACGGCCACGCCCTGGTGATTCCGAAGAATTCCCCGGCGCGCAACATCCTCGAGGTCGACCCTGACGCGCTGGCGAAAGTGATGCGCGTGGTGCAGCGCCTGACCGGCGTGATCGTCGCGGAACTCAACCCCGATGGCGTGCAGATTGCCCAGTTCAACGGCGCGCCGGCCGGGCAGACGGTGTTCCACATCCACGTGCACATCGTCCCGCGCTACGCCGGCGAGGGCTTGGGCATCCACGCGGCGAACAAGGCCGATGCGGAGGAACTGCAGAAGCTGCAGGCGCGCCTCGTCGCCCGGCTGAACGGCTGA
- a CDS encoding acyltransferase family protein: MLVSLQALRALAAWLVVFHHFMQVFFDFRADSLGGKLLSTRGQVGVDIFFVLSGFVIHLSSAGRPMSPVTFLVQRLARVAPAYWLYTAITALILYAFADVMPVYGVGGKSLLLSLLFIPSENPGGFGLYPVLPVGWTLNFEMLFYGLFALSFLVAERWRPWLVTGLVLLVAQVLAREPWLSHFYRNPIIFEFLLGLGLAALYRRGWLNLPRPLALAMAAGAVATIVLFPADHPWRLLTWGLPAAALLAACVALEPLFERNRVLHALGDWSYSVYLLHVIVLWLAAYWLHERLGLTPYQALGLSVPAILLLSWLSYEWVERKMARTVRSAYARIAEPVAARRAQAGSL; encoded by the coding sequence ATGCTGGTTTCGCTTCAGGCACTGCGGGCACTGGCCGCCTGGCTGGTGGTGTTCCATCACTTCATGCAGGTGTTCTTCGATTTCCGTGCCGACAGCCTCGGCGGCAAGCTCCTCTCCACCCGCGGCCAGGTCGGGGTGGATATCTTCTTCGTCCTCAGCGGCTTTGTGATCCACCTCTCCAGCGCTGGCCGGCCGATGTCGCCGGTGACCTTCCTGGTCCAGCGCCTGGCCCGCGTCGCCCCGGCCTACTGGCTGTACACGGCGATCACCGCGCTGATCCTCTACGCCTTCGCCGACGTGATGCCGGTCTACGGTGTCGGCGGCAAATCGCTGCTGCTGTCCCTGCTGTTCATCCCCAGCGAGAACCCCGGCGGCTTCGGCCTCTACCCGGTGCTGCCGGTAGGCTGGACGCTGAACTTCGAGATGCTCTTCTACGGGCTGTTCGCCCTCTCCTTCCTGGTCGCCGAACGCTGGCGCCCGTGGCTGGTCACCGGCCTGGTGCTGCTGGTGGCGCAGGTACTGGCGCGCGAGCCCTGGCTCAGCCACTTCTACCGCAACCCGATCATCTTCGAATTTCTCCTCGGCCTGGGCCTGGCGGCGCTGTACCGGCGCGGCTGGCTGAACCTGCCCCGGCCGCTGGCGCTGGCGATGGCCGCCGGGGCGGTGGCCACCATCGTGCTGTTCCCCGCCGACCATCCGTGGCGCCTGCTGACCTGGGGCCTGCCCGCCGCCGCGCTGCTGGCCGCGTGCGTGGCGCTGGAGCCGTTGTTCGAGCGCAACCGCGTCCTGCACGCGCTGGGCGACTGGTCGTATTCGGTGTACCTGCTGCACGTCATCGTGCTCTGGCTGGCCGCGTACTGGCTGCATGAGCGGCTGGGCCTGACGCCCTACCAGGCGCTGGGCCTCAGCGTGCCGGCCATCCTGCTGCTGTCCTGGCTGAGCTACGAATGGGTGGAGCGGAAGATGGCGCGCACGGTGCGCAGCGCCTACGCGCGGATTGCCGAGCCCGTGGCGGCCAGGCGTGCTCAGGCCGGGTCGCTGTAG
- a CDS encoding glutathione binding-like protein encodes MPDLSAFPITRKWPAAHPDRLQLYSLPTPNGVKVSIMLEELGLPYEPHLVSFERNDQMSPEFLSLNPNNKIPAILDPNGPDGKPLALFESGAILVYLADKTDSLIAPGASGRYETLQWLMFQMGGIGPMFGQIGFFHKFAGKDYEDKRPLQRYVDEAKRLLAVLDRHLEGRDWILGERYTIADIATFPWIRNLVGFYEAGELVGFDNFRNVKRVLERFLARPAVQRGLNIPKRD; translated from the coding sequence ATGCCAGACCTTTCCGCGTTCCCCATCACCCGCAAATGGCCCGCCGCACACCCTGACCGCCTGCAGCTGTACTCGCTGCCCACGCCCAACGGCGTGAAGGTGTCGATCATGCTGGAAGAGCTCGGCCTGCCCTACGAGCCGCACCTGGTCAGCTTCGAGCGCAACGACCAGATGTCCCCGGAATTCCTCTCGCTGAACCCGAACAACAAGATCCCGGCGATCCTCGACCCCAATGGCCCGGACGGCAAGCCGCTGGCGCTGTTCGAGTCCGGGGCGATCCTGGTCTATCTGGCCGATAAGACCGACTCGCTGATCGCCCCCGGCGCCAGCGGTCGCTACGAGACCCTGCAGTGGCTGATGTTCCAGATGGGCGGCATCGGCCCGATGTTCGGGCAGATCGGCTTCTTCCACAAATTCGCCGGCAAGGACTACGAGGACAAGCGCCCGCTGCAGCGCTACGTGGACGAAGCCAAGCGCCTGCTGGCCGTGCTCGACCGCCACCTGGAAGGCCGCGACTGGATCCTGGGCGAGCGCTACACCATCGCCGACATCGCCACCTTCCCGTGGATTCGCAACCTGGTGGGGTTCTACGAGGCCGGCGAACTGGTGGGCTTCGACAACTTCAGGAACGTGAAGCGCGTGCTGGAGCGCTTCCTCGCGCGGCCGGCGGTGCAGCGCGGGCTGAATATACCCAAGCGGGATTGA